From one Leptospira dzoumogneensis genomic stretch:
- the mdtD gene encoding multidrug transporter subunit MdtD, with product MTEESKGTKALLWLVACGFFMQTLDGTIVNTALPAIAKNLDASPLRMQSVVVAYLLTMAMIIPASGWISDKFGIRQVFIGALSLFAIGSLFCALSQNLTQLVLSRILQGVGGALLLPVGRLALLRSVPQEQFLQAISFVAIPGLIGPLVGPVLGGWLVETASWHWIFLINLPVGVIGIIASSIFMKGNPIPNSFAFDLKGYLLLAFGMVTFSLALDAGSSLGLQKAGVILLTIFGLASIAAYWIHAARTSRPLFSPKIFSIPTLSIGLLGNLFSRLGSSSMPFLVPLFLQVNMGYPPFKAGLMLLPMAIAGIGIKRFAPLLIYKLGYRKVLVTNTLLIGLSMSSFFWLESSEIWWIFSVQLFCFGAFNSFQFTAMNTLTLKDLNGEFTSSGNTMLSMVQMLAMGMGVACAAGALEAFRDLFGQDPENMLLAFRSTFACMGIITLSSSFIFWQIKKEDGRSAVLKDSVLD from the coding sequence ATGACAGAAGAATCTAAGGGAACCAAGGCTTTACTTTGGCTCGTGGCCTGCGGCTTTTTTATGCAGACTCTGGACGGGACAATCGTCAATACAGCTCTGCCTGCGATCGCAAAAAATTTAGATGCGAGTCCTCTCCGAATGCAGTCCGTAGTCGTCGCCTATCTGCTCACTATGGCGATGATCATTCCCGCTTCCGGTTGGATTTCCGACAAATTCGGGATACGACAGGTTTTTATCGGGGCCTTATCCTTATTCGCTATAGGTTCTCTTTTCTGCGCTCTTTCTCAGAATCTGACCCAGCTTGTTCTTTCCAGGATTTTGCAAGGTGTAGGAGGAGCACTTTTACTTCCAGTGGGACGTCTCGCACTTCTTCGCTCTGTTCCTCAGGAACAATTCTTACAAGCAATCAGTTTTGTGGCCATCCCAGGTCTGATCGGTCCACTGGTGGGTCCTGTTTTAGGAGGATGGTTAGTAGAAACCGCTTCCTGGCATTGGATCTTTCTGATCAATCTTCCTGTGGGTGTTATAGGGATCATTGCATCTTCCATTTTCATGAAAGGAAATCCGATCCCGAATTCATTCGCATTCGATCTAAAAGGATATCTACTTCTGGCTTTCGGAATGGTTACCTTTTCATTAGCATTGGATGCAGGATCCAGTTTGGGTTTGCAGAAGGCGGGAGTCATTCTTCTTACTATCTTTGGACTGGCAAGCATCGCAGCTTATTGGATCCATGCTGCCAGAACCTCTAGGCCTCTTTTTTCTCCCAAAATTTTTTCCATCCCTACATTAAGCATAGGACTTCTGGGAAATTTATTCTCTAGGTTAGGAAGTTCCAGTATGCCTTTTTTGGTCCCATTATTCTTACAAGTGAATATGGGATATCCTCCCTTTAAAGCAGGTTTAATGCTTTTACCGATGGCAATCGCAGGCATCGGGATCAAAAGATTTGCTCCATTATTAATCTATAAATTAGGTTATAGAAAAGTTTTAGTCACCAATACATTACTGATAGGCCTGAGTATGAGCAGTTTTTTCTGGTTAGAATCCTCGGAGATTTGGTGGATTTTTTCAGTTCAATTATTCTGTTTCGGTGCATTCAACTCTTTCCAATTCACAGCGATGAACACTCTTACTTTAAAAGATCTGAATGGAGAATTTACAAGCAGCGGAAATACGATGCTCTCCATGGTACAAATGTTGGCAATGGGAATGGGAGTCGCATGTGCCGCAGGAGCATTGGAAGCATTCAGAGATCTATTCGGTCAAGATCCGGAAAATATGCTTTTAGCATTTAGAAGCACATTCGCTTGTATGGGAATCATCACTCTATCATCCAGTTTTATCTTTTGGCAGATCAAAAAAGAAGATGGAAGAAGTGCAGTACTAAAAGATTCGGTTTTGGATTGA